In one window of Phormidium ambiguum IAM M-71 DNA:
- a CDS encoding ABC transporter ATP-binding protein, translated as MTYLRLEGITKSFGNFVANDNINLTVERGNIHALLGENGAGKTTLMNILCGLYQPDAGKIYLENKSVQISSPAMAIQQGIGMIHQHFMLVPQLTVTENIILGTKFNLRLNLAEKSQEIERLAKSFNLDVDPLAKVKDLPVGIQQRVEILKALYRQAKLLILDEPTAVLTPPEVKNLAIILRQLADSDRTIIFISHKLEEVMNLCDTVTVLQRGKVVANLKIKETNPPELAKLMVGREVLFQLDKSPYTSRDVVLEVQGLQVRDERELPIVKNVSFQLHSGEILGIAGVDGNGQRELADAIYLRYADANANLRQISAGTINSKTTNKKSIAYIPEDRQKMGLIMGFSIANNLILKAFKFLPFCRYWLLKYKAINNHANQAIKNFDIRAETPAIKVSQLSGGNQQKVVLARELSGNPDLIIAMQPTRGLDVGATEYVQQKLLAERERGAAILYISTELEEVMAMSDRIAVMYEGKFVDILDATTATVEQIGYLMTGGKVLT; from the coding sequence AGCGGGGTAATATTCATGCTTTATTAGGGGAAAATGGTGCTGGTAAAACTACGTTAATGAATATTCTTTGCGGACTTTATCAACCAGATGCAGGAAAAATTTATTTAGAAAATAAATCTGTGCAAATATCTTCACCTGCAATGGCAATTCAGCAAGGAATTGGCATGATTCACCAACATTTTATGTTAGTGCCGCAACTAACAGTAACTGAAAATATTATTCTGGGAACTAAGTTTAATTTAAGGTTGAATTTGGCGGAGAAAAGCCAAGAAATTGAACGATTAGCAAAATCTTTTAATTTAGATGTCGATCCTTTAGCAAAAGTTAAAGATTTACCTGTAGGAATACAACAAAGAGTAGAAATTTTAAAAGCACTTTATCGACAAGCAAAGTTATTAATTTTAGATGAACCGACGGCTGTATTAACTCCGCCAGAGGTGAAGAATTTAGCAATAATTTTACGACAGTTAGCGGATAGCGATCGCACAATCATTTTTATTAGCCACAAGTTAGAAGAAGTGATGAACCTCTGCGATACAGTAACAGTTTTACAACGAGGTAAAGTAGTAGCTAATTTAAAAATTAAAGAAACAAATCCCCCAGAATTAGCCAAATTAATGGTAGGTAGAGAAGTATTATTCCAATTAGATAAATCTCCTTATACTTCTAGAGATGTAGTTTTAGAAGTACAGGGTTTACAAGTGCGAGATGAAAGAGAATTGCCTATAGTAAAAAATGTCTCTTTTCAATTACATTCTGGGGAAATTTTGGGAATAGCGGGAGTCGATGGAAATGGACAACGAGAATTAGCAGATGCGATATACCTGCGGTACGCTGACGCGAACGCCAACTTACGTCAAATTTCTGCTGGAACTATTAACAGCAAAACAACAAATAAAAAAAGTATTGCTTATATTCCCGAAGATAGACAAAAAATGGGTTTAATAATGGGGTTTAGCATTGCCAACAATTTGATTCTCAAAGCTTTTAAATTTCTCCCTTTTTGTCGTTATTGGTTACTAAAATATAAAGCTATTAATAATCATGCTAATCAAGCAATAAAAAACTTTGATATTCGCGCTGAAACCCCCGCAATTAAAGTTAGTCAACTCTCTGGAGGAAATCAGCAAAAAGTAGTTTTAGCGCGGGAACTTTCGGGAAATCCCGATTTAATTATCGCCATGCAACCTACTAGAGGATTAGATGTAGGTGCGACAGAATATGTGCAACAAAAATTGTTAGCAGAAAGAGAAAGAGGCGCAGCAATTTTGTATATTTCCACTGAATTAGAAGAAGTGATGGCAATGAGCGATCGCATTGCGGTAATGTATGAAGGAAAATTTGTGGATATCCTAGACGCAACTACTGCCACCGTTGAACAAATTGGCTATTTAATGACTGGTGGAAAAGTTTTAACTTGA
- a CDS encoding ABC transporter permease encodes MTKKQPILSILLPILSPIIAIASALLVGAILIYLSGNNPVTAYTILFNESLTNYYGFGSTLTKTAPLLLAGLGVLAALKAGQFNIGAEGQIYMGGLGSALVGLYLTNLPTWIHLPLALLGGFLLGGIWGGIPGYLKAVRGVNEVITTLLLNYIALNLVGYLVQKPLIEPSAPSPYSPLLAEASWLPIILPQTQAHAGILVGLIAALILWVVLARSPLGYQIAAVGMNPTAARYAGMSVTRTIMLVMALAGGLAGLAGSSEVLGLRHRLFDQFSPGYGYDAIAIAFLSRGNIAGVVATSLFFGALRSGANVMQRSANVPVTVVYAIQGLTVLFIAISFALERRFKFQGFFKPQMNADVSETSRRVRK; translated from the coding sequence ATGACAAAAAAACAGCCTATTTTATCAATTTTGTTACCAATTTTATCGCCAATTATAGCGATCGCATCCGCCTTACTGGTTGGTGCAATATTAATTTACTTGAGTGGGAATAATCCTGTTACTGCTTATACAATACTCTTCAATGAATCACTGACAAATTATTATGGCTTTGGCAGCACCTTAACCAAAACAGCACCTTTATTATTAGCAGGTTTAGGCGTTTTAGCCGCCTTAAAAGCAGGACAATTTAACATTGGTGCAGAAGGGCAAATTTACATGGGTGGACTCGGTAGCGCCTTAGTCGGTTTATATTTAACTAATTTACCTACGTGGATACACTTACCTTTGGCGTTATTGGGCGGATTTTTATTAGGCGGAATTTGGGGCGGAATCCCTGGATATTTAAAAGCAGTACGGGGTGTAAATGAAGTAATTACAACTTTGTTGCTAAATTATATTGCTTTGAACTTAGTAGGATACTTAGTTCAAAAGCCTTTGATAGAACCAAGTGCGCCTAGTCCGTATTCGCCCTTACTTGCAGAAGCATCATGGTTGCCGATTATACTGCCACAAACTCAAGCGCACGCTGGAATTTTGGTCGGGTTAATAGCGGCGCTAATTTTGTGGGTGGTGTTAGCGCGATCGCCTTTAGGATACCAAATTGCAGCGGTGGGAATGAACCCCACAGCAGCGCGATATGCCGGAATGTCGGTAACGCGCACCATTATGCTAGTGATGGCGTTAGCAGGAGGTTTGGCGGGGTTAGCAGGTTCATCAGAAGTCTTGGGGTTGAGACATCGCTTGTTCGATCAGTTTTCCCCTGGATATGGGTATGATGCAATTGCGATCGCCTTTTTGAGTCGGGGAAATATTGCCGGAGTTGTGGCGACGTCGCTATTTTTTGGCGCACTTCGCAGCGGCGCAAATGTGATGCAACGCAGTGCAAATGTTCCGGTGACAGTGGTTTATGCAATTCAAGGTTTAACTGTATTATTTATTGCCATTAGTTTTGCTTTGGAAAGAAGGTTTAAGTTTCAAGGATTTTTTAAACCACAGATGAACGCAGATGTTAGCGAAACTTCCCGAAGGGTACGCAAATGA
- a CDS encoding ABC transporter permease codes for MDNLNFLTDYLIASLRLAVPLAFAALGGLFSERSGVINIALEGMLLSGAFASAVGAFFTGNVWVGLLLAIIVGGIVGLLHAYLCVSLRVDQLVSGLAINLTAVGLTSFWARILFNSGQAQKLPEIDTIAIPGLKNIPIFGSLLFNQDPLIYLLFLLVPLTTHLLFHTSLGLSLRAVGEYPRAADTAGVPVNLVRYVAVIISGCLASLGGAYLTLVHVNFFVEGMSAGKGFIALAALIFGRWHPVSVALACLLFGATEALQLRIQAFNLNIPYQFLVMLPYIIALLALVGLAGKSTPPAALGNPYIPESRDD; via the coding sequence ATGGATAACCTCAACTTTTTAACTGACTATCTAATTGCCAGTTTACGCCTCGCAGTTCCCCTAGCATTTGCCGCTTTAGGAGGACTTTTTTCCGAACGTTCGGGAGTAATTAATATTGCCTTAGAAGGAATGTTATTATCTGGCGCATTCGCCAGCGCCGTCGGAGCATTTTTTACAGGTAATGTTTGGGTAGGGTTACTATTAGCAATTATAGTTGGTGGAATAGTCGGACTTTTACACGCTTACCTCTGCGTTAGCTTAAGAGTCGATCAGTTAGTATCAGGATTAGCAATTAATCTTACCGCTGTTGGTTTAACTTCCTTTTGGGCAAGAATCTTATTTAATAGTGGGCAAGCACAGAAATTACCCGAAATTGACACTATTGCCATCCCCGGATTAAAAAATATTCCAATTTTCGGTTCTTTACTATTTAATCAAGACCCCTTAATTTATTTGTTATTCTTATTAGTTCCTCTAACTACACATCTATTATTTCACACTAGTTTAGGTTTGTCTTTACGGGCGGTTGGGGAATATCCGCGAGCCGCTGATACTGCGGGAGTGCCTGTTAATTTAGTGCGTTATGTAGCTGTGATAATTAGCGGTTGTCTTGCTAGTTTAGGCGGAGCATATTTAACTTTAGTTCATGTGAATTTTTTCGTAGAAGGGATGAGTGCTGGTAAAGGTTTTATCGCTTTAGCTGCATTAATTTTTGGCAGATGGCATCCTGTAAGTGTTGCTTTAGCTTGTCTATTATTCGGTGCTACTGAAGCTTTACAATTACGAATTCAAGCATTTAATTTGAATATTCCTTATCAATTTTTGGTGATGTTACCTTATATAATTGCTCTGTTAGCTTTAGTCGGATTAGCCGGGAAATCTACCCCTCCTGCTGCACTTGGTAATCCCTATATTCCCGAAAGTCGTGATGATTGA
- a CDS encoding PAS domain S-box protein: MQKILHFRCQQYVVTVAVVGLALFLTLLLQRSLNYPVHALLYAAVAISAWYGGIGTGLLATVLSSLALSFVNFHLYAQSANELEGILPVGVFVLVALIIGSLSFDLKIAKRRLEKNLEQLQAREKEFRTLAENSPDIITRLDRNLRYIYVSPAITKATGWKPELLIGKTHLELGITEEIYSYWQERLRQTLETEKPNYFEFNFLAPDGIHYYESRVVPEFAADGSVQSLLSIASDITERKQAELALRQSEELFRQFAENIHDVLWIFDIKKQKILYISPAYQRIWGRSCAELQTDFNAWMASIHPDDRERVQMAFVEKVLQNAFDEVYRIIRPDGSFSWVRDRGFPIKEINGEIYHAARIVEDITERKLAEEALAKSEQRFLVAQELSLDAFTILESVRDETGKIVDFKWSYVNPTAARVLQKPLEGLLGEQLLEVLPGNKANSELFDRYVQVVETGKPHDIELRYESEGIVGWFRNMAVKLDDGIAISFSDVSDRKRAEIEREELLARERTAREQAEVANRIKDEFLAVLSHELRSPLNPILGWSKLLRTRKFDEVATARALEVIERNAKLQTQLIEDLLDVSRILRGKLSLNVQSINLVTTIEAALETVRLSAEAKSIQIEKFYEPNVGKVLGDFGRLQQIIWNLLSNAVKFTPSQGKIEIYLQQINSHVEIKVKDTGKGIEPDFLPYVFDYFRQADSSITRNFGGLGLGLAIVRHLAESHGGTVSAESLGEGLGATFTVSLPTIKETISTNEENINYCVIQNLKGLQIIAVDDDADMRDYVKFVLEQAGAKVTVLSSASEVLTILKKTIPDLLISDIGMPNIDGYTLLKQIREFPEEKYSKIPAIALTAYAAEYDQQQAISAGFQLHLAKPIEPDRLIEAIAQLLQSSRLSGI, encoded by the coding sequence ATGCAAAAAATACTTCACTTCCGATGCCAACAATATGTTGTGACGGTTGCTGTTGTTGGATTAGCGCTTTTTTTGACCCTGCTATTACAACGATCGCTTAATTATCCAGTTCATGCGCTACTTTATGCAGCAGTTGCCATTAGCGCTTGGTATGGTGGGATTGGTACAGGATTATTAGCTACTGTTTTATCTTCCTTAGCTCTTAGCTTTGTTAATTTCCATCTATACGCGCAATCAGCGAATGAACTAGAGGGAATTTTACCTGTGGGAGTGTTTGTTTTAGTAGCATTAATTATTGGTTCCTTAAGTTTTGATTTAAAAATTGCCAAGCGTAGGTTAGAAAAAAACTTAGAGCAATTGCAAGCAAGAGAAAAAGAGTTTCGGACTTTAGCGGAAAACTCTCCTGATATTATTACTCGGCTCGATCGCAATTTACGCTACATTTATGTTAGTCCAGCTATTACTAAAGCTACTGGCTGGAAACCGGAATTATTAATTGGGAAAACTCATTTAGAACTTGGAATTACTGAAGAAATTTATAGTTATTGGCAAGAGAGACTAAGACAAACTTTAGAGACAGAAAAACCTAATTATTTTGAATTTAATTTTCTTGCTCCTGATGGAATTCATTATTATGAGTCTCGTGTAGTACCGGAATTTGCTGCTGATGGTTCAGTGCAATCACTTTTAAGTATTGCTAGTGATATAACGGAACGTAAGCAAGCAGAATTAGCTTTAAGACAAAGCGAAGAACTGTTTCGTCAGTTTGCCGAAAATATTCATGATGTGCTGTGGATATTTGATATTAAAAAACAAAAAATTCTTTATATTAGCCCTGCATATCAACGAATTTGGGGACGTAGCTGTGCAGAACTTCAGACTGATTTTAATGCTTGGATGGCATCAATTCATCCTGACGATCGAGAACGAGTTCAGATGGCTTTTGTAGAGAAGGTTTTGCAAAATGCTTTTGATGAAGTGTATCGAATAATTCGTCCTGATGGTTCATTTAGTTGGGTACGAGATCGGGGATTTCCAATTAAAGAAATTAATGGGGAAATTTATCACGCAGCTAGAATTGTCGAAGATATAACTGAGCGCAAGCTAGCAGAAGAAGCTCTGGCTAAAAGTGAACAAAGGTTTTTAGTTGCTCAGGAATTATCTTTAGATGCTTTTACGATTTTAGAAAGTGTGCGAGATGAAACGGGAAAAATTGTAGATTTCAAATGGAGTTATGTTAATCCAACTGCGGCGAGAGTTTTGCAAAAACCCCTAGAAGGACTTTTGGGCGAACAGCTTTTAGAAGTTTTACCTGGAAACAAAGCTAATAGTGAATTGTTCGATCGCTATGTTCAAGTAGTTGAAACTGGTAAACCCCACGATATTGAATTGCGTTATGAATCCGAAGGAATTGTAGGTTGGTTTCGCAATATGGCAGTTAAATTAGATGATGGAATAGCAATTTCTTTTAGTGATGTGAGCGATCGCAAACGAGCAGAAATAGAGCGAGAAGAATTATTAGCAAGAGAAAGAACCGCCAGAGAGCAAGCAGAAGTAGCAAATCGGATTAAAGATGAATTTTTAGCTGTACTTTCCCATGAATTACGTTCTCCTTTAAATCCGATTTTAGGCTGGAGCAAACTATTAAGAACGCGCAAATTTGATGAAGTTGCTACTGCTCGCGCTTTAGAAGTAATTGAGCGTAATGCTAAGTTACAAACTCAATTAATTGAAGATTTATTAGATGTTTCGCGCATTTTACGAGGAAAATTGAGTCTAAATGTTCAATCTATAAATTTAGTAACTACTATTGAAGCAGCATTAGAAACAGTTAGATTATCCGCAGAAGCTAAATCTATTCAAATTGAAAAATTTTATGAACCTAATGTAGGAAAAGTTTTAGGAGATTTTGGTCGATTACAACAAATAATTTGGAATCTGCTTTCTAATGCTGTAAAGTTTACACCATCTCAGGGAAAAATAGAAATTTATCTACAGCAAATAAACTCTCATGTGGAAATTAAAGTAAAAGACACAGGTAAGGGAATTGAGCCGGATTTTCTCCCTTATGTATTTGATTATTTCCGTCAAGCAGATAGTAGTATTACACGCAATTTTGGTGGTTTAGGTTTAGGATTAGCAATTGTGCGTCATTTAGCAGAATCGCATGGTGGTACAGTGAGTGCTGAGAGTCTTGGTGAAGGTTTAGGTGCTACCTTTACTGTGAGTTTACCAACCATAAAAGAGACGATATCAACTAACGAAGAAAATATTAATTATTGTGTAATACAAAACTTAAAAGGTCTGCAAATTATAGCTGTTGATGACGATGCCGATATGCGCGATTACGTGAAATTTGTTTTAGAGCAAGCTGGTGCAAAAGTAACGGTTTTATCATCAGCAAGTGAAGTATTAACTATATTGAAAAAGACAATTCCCGATCTATTAATAAGTGATATTGGAATGCCTAATATTGATGGTTACACTTTACTAAAACAGATTAGAGAGTTTCCTGAAGAGAAATATAGTAAAATTCCGGCTATTGCTCTTACTGCTTATGCCGCAGAATACGATCAACAGCAAGCAATTTCTGCTGGGTTTCAGTTACATTTAGCTAAACCAATAGAACCAGATAGGTTAATTGAGGCGATCGCACAACTTCTTCAATCATCACGACTTTCGGGAATATAG
- a CDS encoding DNA adenine methylase, with the protein MQELSVFENNYLNQITNVASVPLRSPFRYPGGKTWLVPRIRQWLGSLKNQPFEFIEPFAGGGIVSLTVAFEGLANHVTMVEIDDEVAAVWQTILNGDYKWLANQIVNINLSLESVNEVLAKNPILIEEKAFKTIVKNRVNRGGILAVGAGRLKSGENGKGLKSRWYPETLKKRIMEIRERRDRIIFIEGDGMEILRANSHRTDTVFFIDPPYTAAGKKAGSRLYNYSEIDHKELFGVVSAIASDFLITYDNTKEVLELAQKHGFDTQAVAMKNTHHAKMTELLIGRNLDWCRGLG; encoded by the coding sequence ATGCAGGAACTATCAGTTTTTGAGAATAACTACCTAAACCAAATTACTAATGTTGCGTCAGTTCCCCTACGCAGTCCTTTTAGATATCCCGGAGGAAAAACATGGTTAGTACCTCGAATTAGGCAATGGTTAGGTAGTTTAAAAAATCAACCTTTTGAGTTTATTGAACCTTTCGCTGGTGGTGGTATTGTCAGTCTTACTGTAGCTTTTGAAGGTTTGGCAAATCATGTAACAATGGTGGAAATAGATGATGAAGTTGCGGCTGTTTGGCAGACTATTTTAAACGGTGATTATAAATGGTTGGCTAATCAAATTGTTAATATAAATTTATCTTTGGAGTCGGTAAATGAGGTGCTAGCTAAAAATCCTATTTTAATTGAAGAAAAAGCATTTAAAACTATTGTGAAAAACCGAGTTAATCGCGGTGGTATTTTGGCGGTGGGTGCTGGGAGGTTGAAAAGCGGTGAAAATGGCAAAGGATTGAAATCTCGCTGGTATCCTGAGACGCTGAAAAAGCGGATAATGGAAATTAGGGAAAGGCGCGATCGCATTATTTTTATTGAAGGCGACGGAATGGAAATTTTAAGAGCAAATTCTCATCGCACTGACACAGTATTTTTTATCGATCCGCCATATACAGCAGCAGGGAAAAAAGCCGGAAGTCGGCTGTATAATTATTCTGAGATTGACCATAAAGAATTGTTTGGGGTTGTTAGTGCGATCGCATCTGATTTCCTGATAACTTATGACAATACAAAAGAGGTACTAGAACTGGCACAAAAACACGGATTTGATACACAGGCTGTGGCGATGAAAAATACCCATCATGCGAAGATGACAGAATTATTAATTGGGCGAAATTTGGATTGGTGTAGAGGTTTGGGATAG
- a CDS encoding NotI family restriction endonuclease, whose product MAKQPLAEVFGFPLDNLSSEAERYRRNRLCPYNNKVPSCTKDKANDPLGVCSVFEGNEIAITCPIRFRQDWLIAEDAAAFFFPQNTTWTSLTEIRLNDKDGLSAGNIDVVLVAYDNQGCIIDFGALEIQAVYISGNVRQPFQYYMEDPINRSNMDWTGQRSYPRPDYLSSSRKRLAPQLIYKGGILKSWNKKQAVALHKSFFNRLPSLPEIDQNEADIAWLIYDLKHNQETNSYQLYRYRTVYTLFQAALEKITIPEAGAIEDFIGHLQSKLDERLDNPPDAPTLLDLL is encoded by the coding sequence ATGGCAAAACAACCTCTAGCAGAGGTATTTGGATTTCCACTAGATAACCTTTCATCAGAAGCAGAACGTTATCGCCGAAATCGCCTCTGTCCTTACAATAATAAAGTTCCTTCTTGCACCAAAGATAAAGCTAACGATCCTTTAGGAGTTTGTAGTGTATTTGAGGGAAATGAAATTGCCATTACCTGTCCGATTCGCTTTCGTCAGGATTGGCTGATTGCTGAGGATGCAGCTGCTTTCTTTTTCCCGCAAAATACAACTTGGACTTCCCTCACAGAAATTCGTCTTAATGATAAAGATGGATTGTCTGCTGGCAATATTGATGTGGTTTTAGTTGCTTATGATAACCAGGGTTGCATAATTGATTTTGGGGCTTTGGAAATCCAAGCGGTCTACATTTCTGGCAATGTGCGTCAGCCATTTCAGTATTATATGGAAGACCCGATAAATCGATCGAATATGGATTGGACAGGACAAAGAAGTTATCCCCGTCCTGATTATCTATCTTCTTCGCGCAAGCGGTTAGCACCGCAGTTAATTTATAAAGGTGGAATATTGAAAAGTTGGAATAAAAAACAAGCTGTTGCTTTACATAAAAGCTTTTTTAATAGGTTGCCAAGTTTACCAGAAATTGACCAGAACGAAGCTGATATTGCATGGTTAATTTACGACCTAAAACACAATCAAGAGACAAATTCTTATCAGTTATATCGCTATCGTACAGTTTATACTTTATTCCAAGCGGCGCTGGAAAAAATTACCATTCCTGAAGCTGGTGCGATCGAGGATTTTATCGGTCATTTACAGTCAAAACTAGATGAAAGATTAGATAATCCTCCTGATGCTCCCACATTATTAGATCTTCTGTGA
- a CDS encoding adenylosuccinate synthase produces the protein MANVIVIGAQWGDEGKGKITDLLSKSADVVVRYQGGVNAGHTVVVQGQTFKLHLIPSGILYPETQCIIGSGTVIDPKVLIGELDQLKELNISTENLMISQTAHVTMPYHRMIDQASEERRGDFKIGTTGRGIGPTYADKSERTGIRILDLIEPETLREQLHWTITYKNAILEKLYNLPPLDPEEVIEEYLGYAERLRPHVVDCSLKIYDAVQRKRNILFEGAQGTLLDLDHGTYPYVTSSNPVAGGACVGAGVGPTMIDRVIGVSKAYTTRVGEGPFPTELSGTLGELLCDRGAEFGTTTGRKRRCGWFDAVIGRYAVRINGIDCLAVTKLDVLDELEEIKVCVAYEIDGQRCEDFPSSSRVFANCRPIYKTLPGWQQSTADCRTLEDLPSKALDYLKFLAELMKVPIAIVSLGASRDQTIIVEDPIHGPKRALLHPDGTPVSV, from the coding sequence TTGGCTAACGTTATTGTAATTGGTGCCCAGTGGGGCGATGAAGGAAAAGGTAAGATAACAGATTTACTAAGTAAATCAGCAGATGTTGTAGTACGTTATCAAGGGGGTGTCAATGCTGGACACACCGTTGTAGTTCAAGGACAAACCTTTAAACTACATTTGATTCCTTCTGGCATATTGTATCCAGAAACCCAGTGCATCATTGGTTCTGGCACCGTCATCGACCCCAAAGTGTTGATTGGAGAATTGGATCAGTTAAAAGAACTGAACATCTCCACCGAAAATTTAATGATTTCCCAGACGGCGCACGTCACGATGCCTTATCATCGCATGATTGACCAAGCATCAGAAGAACGACGTGGAGATTTCAAAATTGGTACTACAGGTCGGGGAATCGGCCCTACTTACGCTGATAAATCCGAGCGAACTGGTATCCGTATTTTAGACTTAATCGAGCCAGAGACACTGCGCGAACAGTTGCACTGGACAATTACTTACAAAAACGCCATTCTGGAAAAACTATACAATTTGCCGCCTCTTGACCCGGAAGAGGTAATAGAGGAGTATTTAGGCTATGCAGAGCGTTTGCGACCTCATGTAGTCGATTGCTCTTTAAAAATTTACGATGCAGTACAGCGGAAGCGCAATATCCTATTTGAAGGAGCGCAAGGTACGCTATTAGATTTGGATCATGGTACTTATCCTTACGTTACCTCATCCAATCCCGTAGCTGGTGGGGCTTGCGTGGGGGCGGGTGTTGGGCCAACAATGATCGATCGCGTCATCGGCGTATCCAAAGCTTACACCACCAGAGTCGGAGAAGGGCCTTTTCCCACCGAATTAAGCGGTACACTAGGAGAGTTGCTGTGCGATCGCGGTGCGGAATTCGGCACAACCACAGGACGGAAACGCCGTTGTGGTTGGTTTGATGCTGTGATTGGTCGCTATGCCGTGCGAATCAATGGCATTGACTGTCTCGCCGTTACCAAACTCGACGTTCTCGACGAACTCGAAGAAATTAAAGTTTGTGTTGCTTACGAAATTGACGGTCAACGCTGCGAGGACTTTCCCAGCAGTTCCCGCGTCTTTGCCAATTGTCGCCCAATCTATAAAACTTTACCAGGTTGGCAACAATCAACGGCAGACTGTCGCACCTTAGAGGACTTACCTAGCAAAGCTTTGGACTATCTGAAATTCCTTGCCGAATTGATGAAAGTGCCAATTGCGATCGTCTCTTTAGGCGCAAGTCGTGACCAAACCATCATCGTGGAAGATCCGATTCACGGCCCCAAGAGAGCATTATTGCACCCTGACGGCACTCCCGTATCCGTCTGA
- a CDS encoding 50S ribosomal protein L25/general stress protein Ctc — MELTVECQKRTAESKPNTLRRNNLIPAVLYGHNGTESVALTLDAKVAETLVKKASLNNTLINLNIPDASWSGKTLLREVQTHPAKGFIYHLSFFAVASQKSLEVEVPLRFIGEAAGVKLSGGMLDPVMTEVTVQCPPDGIPDAIEINVSAMNVGDALHIREVPLPPGVRVVGDPDQVVVSVLRGQGGSEEAAE; from the coding sequence ATGGAACTCACAGTTGAATGTCAAAAGCGTACAGCAGAATCTAAACCTAATACCCTGCGTCGCAACAATTTAATTCCCGCCGTTTTATACGGTCACAATGGTACAGAATCAGTTGCTTTAACCTTGGATGCTAAGGTAGCAGAAACATTAGTCAAAAAAGCTTCTCTGAACAACACGCTGATTAATCTGAACATCCCTGATGCTTCTTGGAGTGGTAAAACTCTGTTGCGGGAAGTCCAAACTCATCCAGCAAAAGGATTTATCTATCACCTCAGCTTTTTTGCTGTAGCATCACAAAAGAGTTTAGAAGTAGAAGTACCTCTGCGTTTTATTGGTGAAGCAGCAGGCGTGAAACTAAGTGGTGGAATGTTAGACCCTGTAATGACAGAAGTGACAGTACAATGTCCTCCTGATGGAATTCCTGATGCCATTGAAATTAACGTTTCTGCAATGAATGTTGGTGATGCGCTACATATCCGGGAAGTACCTTTACCCCCAGGCGTTAGAGTAGTTGGAGATCCCGATCAAGTAGTTGTTAGCGTTCTTCGTGGTCAAGGTGGATCGGAAGAAGCAGCTGAGTAA